Genomic DNA from Streptomyces sp. PCS3-D2:
CCCTCGCACGCCCCGCACAGCCGCTTCGCGTCACGCAGTGAGGAGCCCGGCTCGGGGAAGAAGAAGCCCGGGCCGGTCTGGGCGCACAGGGCGAGTTCGTACCAGGCGGCGGTGTCGGCGGCTGCCGTAGAGGTGTTCGTAGACATGCCGCAGATACTGGTCAGCGCCGATGGACGTCCGCTATACGCCTGATCAACACGACGTACGCAGCCCCCGCAGAGCATCTCACCCCGCACTGACAGAGCGCTTCGGGCTCAGTCCGCGTGGCGGGCGCGGCTGGGTTGGACGCGCTTGGGTTCGCCCGGCATCTTGGGGTGGTCCGGGGGGTACGGCAGGTCGCCCATACCGTGTTCGTGCTCGTCCCTGGCCGCGAGTTCCAGGACGGCGTCCAGGGCGAAGGCGTGGTCGTCCATGTCCGCGTGCACATCGCCCAGTTCCGCGAAACGGGCCGGCATCGTCACGATGTCGAAGTCCTGCGGTTCGGCGTCATCCACCTCGTCCCAGCGCAGCGGCGCCGAGACCGGGGCGTGCGGGCGGGGGCGGACCGAGTAGGCGGAGGCGATCGTGCGGTCCCGCGCCGTCTGGTTGTAGTCGACGAAGATCCGCTCGCCCCGCTCCTCCTTCCACCAGGCCGTCGTGACCTCGCCCGGCATGCGGCGCTCCAGCTCCCGGCCGAGGGCGATGGCGCACCGGCGGACTTCGGTGAAGGTCCAGCGCGGCTCGATCGGGACGAAGACGTGCAGTCCCCGGCCGCCCGAGGTCTTGGGCCACCCGCGCAGGCCCAGCTCCTCCAGCAGGGCGCGCAGCTGGTGGGCGGCGGCCACGGCGTGGTGGTAGTCGGTGCCCGGCTGGGGGTCCAGGTCGATGCGCAGTTCGTCGGGCCGGTCGGTGTCCACCCGGCGTACTGGCCAGGGATGGAAGGTGAGGCAGCCCAGATTGGCCGCCCACAGGACGGCGGCCGGCTCGGTCGGGCAGATCTCGTCGGCCGACCGGCCGCTCGGGAAGGCGATGCGGGCGGTCGGGATCCAGTCGGGGAGGTTCTTCGGGGCCCGCTTCTGGAAGAAGGACTCGCCCTCCACGCCGTCGGGAAAGCGTTCCAGGGTCGTCGGCCGGTCGCGGAGGGCCCGGAGGATGCCGTCCGCGACCGCCAGGTAGTACTCGGCCACGTGCCGCTTGGTGAGGCCGCGCTCCGGGAAGTAGACCTTGTCCGGGTGGGACAGCCGTACCGTCCGCCCGGCCGCTTCCAGCTCGATCGCATCGCCAGCAGCACCCATGGGCGCCACCGTAGGCGGGGCGGACCGCCGGTGCACACCGGGCGGGTCCGAACGCACCACCGCAGAATCGGGGGCATGGATCTGCCAGTGATGCCGCCGGTCAAGCCGATGCTCGCCAAGTCAGTGGCGAAGATCCCGCCCGGCATGCAGTACGAGGCCAAGTGGGACGGCTTCCGGGCCGTCGTGCATCGTGACGGTGACGAGGTCGAGGTGGGCAGCCGCACGGGCAAGTCCCTGACCAGGTATTTTCCCGAGCTGGTGGAGGCCCTGAAGGCGAATCTGCCCGGTCGCTGCGTGGTGGACGGAGAGATCGTGATCGTCCATGAGGGGCGTCTGGACTTCGACCGGCTGACCGAGCGGATCCATCCCGCGCAGTCCCGTGTCGCCCTTCTGGCCGAGAGGACCCCCGCCAGCTTCGTCGCCTTCGACCTGCTCGCCCTCGGCGACGAGGCCCTCCTCGATGCCCCGCTCACCGACCGCCGTGCCGCTCTGGTCAGGTCCCTCTCCACCGCCCGGCCCCCCGTCCACCTCGCGCCCGCCACCACCGATCCCGCGCTGGCGCGGGATTGGTTCGAGCGGTTCGAGGGCGCCGGGCTCGACGGGGTGATCGCCAAACCGCTCGATCTCCCCTACCGGCCCGATGCCCGCCTCATGTACAAGATCAAGCACGAACGTACCGCCGACGTCGTCGTCGCCGGTTTCCGTTTCCACAAGAGCGGTCCGATCGTCGGATCGCTCCTGCTCGGCCTCCACGACGCGCAGGGCACGCTCCAGCACGTGGGAGTGTGCGCCGCCTTTCCCATGAGGCGCCGGGCCGAGCTGGTGGAAGAGCTCGAACCGCTGCGGATGCCCGATCCGTCCGGTCACCCGTGGGCCGCGTGGGCCGACGAGTCCGCCCACGCGAGCGCCCGGCTGCCCGGCGCGCAGAGCCGGTGGACCGGCGGCAAGGACCTCTCGTGGGTGCCGCTGCGCCCGGAACGGGTGATCGAGGTCGGCTACGACCACATGGAGGGGGACCGCTTCCGGCACACCGCGCAGTTCCGGCGCTGGCGGCCCGACCGGACCCCCGCAAGCTGCACCTACGCCCAGCTGGAGGAGGTCGTGGGCTACGACCTGGCCGAGGTGCTCGGGCCCGCCGCCGGCTGAGGCCGGGGCCTGCGCGACACCCGTCGGCCGGACTCCCCGGGCCCCCGCCGACGGCCCCCGCGTCACCCTGCCGTGAGCTTCTCCCACTCCTCCCGGTCCGGCCCGAACTCGTGCGGCGCGTAGTCCGGCCGCGCCGCCAGCCAGCGCGCCACCCGGGCCCGGACCTCCGGGTCCGCGTAGGCGCGCTCCGGGGGCTCCGCCAGGTGGCGGACCCGCGCCCGGGCCCGCATCACCGTCGGGTCCTCCAGCGCGCAGTCGAACAGCGCGGCCACCTCCCGGGCCGTTCCGGTGCGCCCCGCCCGCGTCGCGAAGCGCTCGCCGACGGCCGCGTCGGCGACCACCTGGAAGTCGAACCACGGCTTCAGGGTGCGCACCGCCCACGCGTGATGGTGCACGGCGTAGTGGTCCGACCCCGGGTCGCGGTGCGCCGTACGGGCCACCCTGCGCGCCGCCCACAGTGCGAGGGAGGTGCCCTGGCCGAGGGTCGGGTTGGTGTACGCGATCGAGTCGCCGACCGGCACCAGCCCGGTCACGACGGGACCGTGCTCGTCCACGAGAGCGCTCCAGCGGTTGTCCAGGCTCGCAGTGGCCAGTACGCCCGACAGCGGCTCGGCTCCGAGGGCCAGCCAGGCCGCCCCGGGCGGGAAGGAGCGGGCCGCCCGCTCGAACACCGCGGGGTCGCGCAGCGCCGAGCGCGTGGTGTCCGTGGTGTGCACGAACAGCGCCACGGCGAAGACCCGGTTGTCGGCCGGGAAGACGGCGCAGCCGGCGAAGGTTCCGCCGGTCACGGCCCAGGGCCTCCGCGGCCCCTCGTCCGTACCCGCGGGCAAGCGGTACCAGCGGCAGAAGTACGCCAGTCCCGTGCGGTGCCGTTCCACGACGGGCGGGCGGCAGCCCACCGCGCCGAGCCTGCGCTCGATGCCGCCGCGGCGTCCACCCGCGTCCACGACCAGGTCCGCGTCGTACCCACCCGCCTCGGTGGTCACTCCCGTCACCCGGATCGCGTCGGCCGCGCCGCCGGCGCCGGCCGGGTCGGCCCCGGAACGCGCCGCGGTGGTGAGTCCGGTGACCGGCTCCCCGTGGCGGACGACCACTCCCGGCTCCGCGCGCAGCGCCGTGGCCAGTGCGCTCTCCAGGACGATGCGCCGCGCCTGGAGCATGACGAGATCCTCGTCTCCGGGCAGCTCGGGCGGCCGTACGTCGAACCAGTCCAGTTCGTGCCGCTCGCAGGCGCCGAGCCGGAGCATCTCCTGGTAGACGTCGGGCAGATCGTCGCGCAGGACGTTGCGGGCGGCTCCCAGCAGCGCGTGCGGCTGGGCCGCCTGCGGTACGGCCGGCCGCCGCCACCCGAAGAAGTCGCGGTCGAGCGCGGTACCGGGAGCGCGGGTGTCGCGCTCGAACAGCTCCGCCGTGTGCCCGCGCCGCGCCGCGAGCAGGGCGGTGGCGAGCCCGCCGACGCCTCCTCCGATGACCAGCACATGTGCCATGGGACGTCCCCCCGAAGCCTTGGACCGCTGGATCCCTGAACCTCTGGACCTCCGGACCATATGACGATCACACCGCAGAGAGCCTGCGCGTACGGGGGCAGGCCGAAACCCGCACACCTGTCCGGAGCTCCGTCATCCGGTCATCCGGTCCCCGCCGGCGTCACCGGCCCCGTCAGGCGCGCGAACCGCCGGCCGCACCCGCCGCACCCGCACCTGCCGCCGCGACCGCGCGATACGCCGCCAAGGCCCGCCGCGCCTCCGCCTCGATGAGGTCGGCGTTGATGGCCGCGGCCGCCTGCGCGCCCTGGGCAGCCGCCCCCGCGAGCTTCTCCAGCGGCGCGGTCACGTTGCCCGCCGCCCAGACCCCGCGGAGGGCGGTGGCCCCGGTGGCCGGGTCGGACTCGACGCAACGGCCGATCACGTGGCCGTCCCGCGTCACCTCCGTCGTCGGCAGGCCCAGGCTCGTCAACACCCCCGAACGGGCGGTGAACCGCGGGGCCACCACCAGCGCCCGGCACTCCACGGCGGTCCCGTCGGCCAGGGTCACCGCGGTCAACCGGTCGTCCTCGACCACCAGGCCGGTCACCTCGCCGGCCACGACCCGGATCCCGAGGGCCGCCAGCAGCTCGCGCTCCCCCTCCCCCGGCAGCCAGGTGTGCGCCAGCAGCGTGGTGCGCCCGGTCCACTGCCGCCACATCTGCGCCTGGTGCACGGCCATCGGGCCTTCGGCCAGCACCGCGACCGGCTCGTCCCCGACCTCCCAGCCGTGGCAGTACGGGCAGTGCAGCACGTCCCGCCCCCAGCGCGCCCCGAGCCCCGGTACCGGCGGCAGCTCGTCCACCAGGCCCGTGGCGACCAGCAGCCGCCCCGCCCGCACGGTTGAGCCGTCTGCGCAGCGCACCAGGAAACCCCCGTCGGGCAGCCGGTCCGCGGCTACGGCGGCGCCCGGCCGGATCCGGCCCCCGTAGCGCTCCACCTCCGCGCGTCCGCGGGCCAGCAGCTCCGCCGGGCTCTCCCCGTCCAGGCCGAGGTAGCCGTGCAGGTGAGCGGCCGGGGCGTTGCGCGGGCTGCCGGAGTCGATCACCAGCACCGACCGGCGGGCCCGGACCAGGGTGAGCGCCCCGGCCAGTCCGGCCGCACCACCACCGACCACCACGACATCGAACGATTCTTCCCTTGCGTTGTCCATGTCTGCGAGGGTCTGCCCGAATCCGCCGTTTGACAAATGTTCTTGCCGAAGCAGCAAATGGAGTCATGGCCCCCGAGAAACAGGACGAGGAACTCGCCGACGTGCTCACGGCCGTGGGCCCCCGGCTGCGCGCCCTGCGCCGACAGCGCGGCACCACGCTGGCCCAGCTCAGCGAGACCACCGGCATCTCGCTCTCCACGCTCTCGCGGCTGGAGTCCGGGCAGCGCAGGCCGACGCTGGAACTACTGCTCCCGCTGGCCAAGGCGCACCGGGTGGCCCTGGACGAGCTGGTCGGCGCGCCGGAGACCGGCGACCCCCGGATCCGTCCGCGCCCCTTCGTCCGGCACGGCCACACCTACGTGCCGCTGACCCGCAACTTCGGCGGGGTGCACGCCTACAAGCAGATCCTCCGGCCCGTCGAGGGTCCGCAGCCGGTACCCGAGTTGAAGGTGCACGAGGGCTACGAGTGGCTGTACGTGCTGTCCGGCCGAATCCGGCTGCTGCTCGGCGAACACGACCTCGTGCTCGAACCCGGAGAGGCCGCCGAGTTCGACACGCGCACGCCGCACGCCTTCTGCAACGCCGGTCCGCAGCCTGCCGAGTTCCTCAGTCTCTTCGGCCCCCAGGGCGAGCGGATCCACATCCGAGCCCGGCCCACCACTCCTCCGGAAGGACGTCCATGAGCACCACCGGCGCACGCCCCGAACGCCCCGAACGGGCCGTTCCCCAGCCCAATGCCGTCGTCGGCGTCGGCCTCGTCGTCATCGGCCGGGACGGCCGGGTGCTGCTCGGCCAGGCCCACGACGGGCGCTGGGAGCTGCCCGGCGGCAAGGTCGACCCCGGAGAGGGCTTCGAGCAGGCCGCCGCCCGGGAGCTCGCCGAGGAGACGGACCTGAGGGTGGACCCCGAAGGGGTAAGCGTCCTGTCCGTCCAGATCGACGCGAAGTCCGGTCTGACCCGGCTGACGGCGGCCGCCGTCACCCGCACGGCGCAGGGCGTTCCGGCCGTCACCGAGCCCCACAAGATCGCCCGCTGGGAGTGGTTCGCGCCCGCCGAGATCCCTCCGGCGCTGTACGCGCCCTCGGCGGCGGTGCTCCGCGCCTGGCGCCCGGACCTCACGGAACTGCCGCACGTCCCCTCGTACGACTATCCGACGGCGGTCCGTGGTCCGGGCATCTGAGGGCGCCGACGGCCGCGGGGCCCCGCACTCCGGGGCCCCGCCCGGCCGGCGTGATCCATGGGATCCGCCAGAGCCTGTCCGGCCAATGATCACCGAGCGGTGATGTGACGCTCGGTTCCATTGCCTTGCCGTTCCGACACCGGCCGGCGATCCTGGGCCGGTGCCAGGGCAGCGAAAGAGGAAACGGCGACAAGAGGCTGAGAGGCAACGGCTTGCTGCTCGCACCGCGCCGGACGCGGGGCAGTGGGAACTGATCTTCGAAACGCAGGACGAGGCGGGGTTGCGCGCACACCTGCGCCGTCTTCGGGAGTCGCGCATCGACGAGTCGATGATCCGGATCGACGTGCTCTGCGGCCGGCTGGTGCAGCCGACCACCTATCGGCTGAGCCAGTTCGTGACGGACCCCCTGTGTGATGCCGACCACGAGCACTCCGATCATTGATGTCGTGGCAGGTCGCGGTGAGTTGACGGACGCGGCGCGGGAGCGGATCGAGCCGCTCGCTACCGCGCCGGAGTCGTCCTGGCCTCGCTGGTCCTCTGGCTCCGCGAACCAGGCGGGTGATCAGTTGTCAGACAGGGCCTGGTGCCGCACGACCATCTTCGGGGCGAAATTCCCCTCGCCCAGGTCCTCGGCCAGCAGCCGCTTCGCGATCGCGTCCGCCGCGACCCTCAGTTCGGCACTGCGCGGTCGGCCCCGGTCCTTCTCCAACTCGTCGCCGAGCCACGTGGCCCATGCCTCCGAGATGACGTCGGCCTCCCGGCGGCCGGCCGGTGTGAGGCTGAAGAAGGCGGCTTCGCGGCTGAGGAAGCCCTCCTGCACCATCCGTTCGAACGTCGGGAGCAGCACCTCCGGGGGCAGCGAACGCCGCCCGGCGATCAGGCCGATGCTGGCGTAGCCGATCGTCCGGGTCATCAGTTCCACCTGCATCACCGCCCACGCGCCGGCGATGTCCAGCCGGGTGTCGGAGGATTCGACGATCGCCCGCGCCGTGTCCGAGCCCATGTTCCGCACGATTCTGCCGACCGCCAGCTCCAGCAGCTTGGCCGAGTCGCCCGAGGCCGTGGCGGGCGAGCCGAAGCCGTCGCCCATGTCCGTGGACCCGGCGCGGGCGGTGTCGCGCAGCTTGACCTGCTTGAGGAAGAGCGCCACGACGAACCCGAACACCGCCACCGGCACGGTCCAGAGGAACACGGTGTGCAGGGCTTCCGCGTAGGCCTCGATGACCGGAGTCGCCGCGGCCGGATCGAGCTGGTGCACGCCCTGCGGGGTCGAGACGGCCCGGGCCAGCTCCGCCGGATCGTTCCCGGTCGCCCGAGCCGCGTCCGCGACCGCCTCCTCCAGGGCGGGGCCCAGGTGGTTGGCGTAGATCGTTCCGAAGACCGCCGTCCCGAAGGCGCTGCCGAGCGTACGGAAGAAGGTGACCCCGGAGGTGGCCGTGCCGAGGTCGGCGTAGTCGACGGTGTTCTGCACGGCGATCGTCAACACCTGCATGGACAGGCCGATGCCGACGCCGAGGACGAACATGTAGAGCGACTCCAGCAGGGTGTCGGTCCCCGGATGCATCCGCGACAGCAGGTACAGGCCGACGCCCATGACGGCGTTGCCGACGATCGGGAAGATCCGGTACTGGCCGGTCTTGCTGACGACGTTTCCGCTGAAGACCGAGGCGAGCAGCAGCCCGAAGACCATGGGCAGGGTCCGCACGCCCGAGATCGTGGCCGAGTCCCCGTCGACGTACTGCAGGTAGGTCGGGAGGAACGTCATCGCGCCGAGCATCGCGAAGCCGACGACGAAGCTCAGCACGGAGCACACGGCGAAGACCGGGTTGCGGAAGAGCCGCATCGGGATGGTCGGCTCGGCGGCGCGCGTCTCGGCCAGGCAGAACAGCGCCAGGGCAACCGCGCCGCCGGCGAACAGGCCGATGATGACGGGCGAGGTCCAGGGGTACTCGTTGCCGCCCCAGCTGGTGGCCAGGATCAGGGCGCTGGCGCCGATCGCCACCAGGGCGATGCCGAGGTAGTCGATGACCGGCCTGCCCGAGGCACGTACCGCCGGAATCGTTCTGGCGGCCGCGATGACCACCATGATGGCGATCGGGACGTTGACGTAGAAGCACCACCGCCAGGTCAGCTGGTCGGTGAAGAAGCCGCCGAGCAGCGGCCCGATCACGGTGGCGACGCCGAAGACGGCGCCGATCGCGCCCTGGTACTTGCCGCGTTCGCGCAGGGGTACGACATCGGCGATCAGTGCCATCGCGGTGACCATCAGGCCTCCGGCGCCGACCCCCTGGACCCCGCGCCACACGATCAGGAACGTCATGTTGCTGGACAGGCCGCACAGGAAGGAGCCGCTGATGAAGACGATGGCGGAGACCTGGAAGATCAGCTTCCGGCCGAAGAGGTCGCCGAACTTGCCCACGAGGACCGTCGCCACGGTCTCGGCGAGCAGGTAGGAGGTCACCACCCACGACATGTGGTCCCCGCCGCCCAGGTCCCCCACGATCGTGGGCAGGGCGGTTCCGACGATCGTCTGGTCGAGGGCCGCCAGCAACACGCCCAGCATGATCGTGCCGAAGACGACGTTGCGCCGCCGCCGGTCGAGCACGGGGGGCGCCGCGGACGCGGCGGGGGCAGTGGTCACATCTCGCACTCTCACAGCCCGCCCACCGCGCCGCATGCGGCACTGGGCCGTCGGAGGGAAGCCCGCACGGCCCGGCGCACTCCCGGCCCCGGGCCGGGCGCGGCAGGTCAGCGCAGGTGGGCCAGGCCCGGATGGGCCGCCGCGTAGCCGTCCAGCAGCCGCCGGGCCACCGCCACGGAGTCGACCAGGGGATGGAGCGCGAAGGCCTTCACGGCGTCCGCCCGGGCACCGCTCGCCGCCGCCGCCAGGATCTCCCGCTCCGCCGCCTTGACCGCCGTCACCAGCCCGACCGCGTGCAGCGGCAGCTGCTCGACGCCCAGGGGGTGGGCTCCGTTCGCGTCGACCAGGCAGGGCACCTCGATGACCGCCCCGGCGTCCAGGACGGAGAGCGTCGAGCCGTTGCGAACGTTGAGGATCAGCGTGGCCCGCTCGTCCCGGGCGATGGCCCGCATCAGCGCGAGGGCGACCTTCTCGTAGCCCCCGGACTCCAGGTCGCTCTCGTCGCGCTCGCCCGCCCCGGCCGCCTCGCGGTTCTCGGCCATGTAGGTGGCCTCGCGTTCGGCCCGGGTCCGCTCCCAGGCGGCCAGGGCCGCTCCGGCCGGCAGCCCGGCCCGGCCCGCCTCGGTGTAGAAGCCGCGCTGCTGGTCGCGCAGGAAGGCCCCGCGGGTCTGCCGCGCCTCCCGGTACGCCCGTACGGTGTCACGGTTGAAGTAGTAATAGTGCAGGTACTCGTTGGGAATCGCGCCGAGCGAGCGCAGCCACTCGGCGCCGAAGAGGCGCCCTTCCTCGAAGGACTCAAGCGCCTCGGTGTCGGCCAGCAGCCTGGGCAGTTCGTCACGGCCGCCGATGCGCAGCCCGCGGACCCAGCCCAGGTGGTTGAGGCCGACGTAGTCGATCCAGGCGTCCTGCGGCCGGGCCCCCAGCAGCCGGGCGATGCGCCGTCCGAGGCCCACGGGCGAGTCGCAGATGCCGATCACCCGCTCGCCGAGCTCCTCGGCCATGGCCTCGGTGACCAGGCCCGCCGGGTTGGTGAAGTTGATGACCCATGCCTCGGGCGCCGAGCGGGCGATCCTGCGGGCGATCTCCCGGACCACCGGAACGGTCCTCAGTCCGTACGCGATCCCGCCCGCGCCCACCGTCTCCTGGCCGAGGACGCCTTCGGCCAGGGCGACGCGCTCGTCCGCGGCACGCCCTTCGAGACCGCCGACGCGGATGGCGGAGAAGACGAAGTCGGCCCCGCGCAGGGCCTCGTCGAGGTCCCGGGTCGCCGTGACGGCCGGGGCGTCGGGCACCGCGGCGGCAGCGGCCAGGTCTTCGAGGACGCGCGCCACGGCGGCGAGCCGTGCGGGGTCCTCGTCGTACAGCGTCACATGGGACACCCGCCCCTCGGCGTGGTCCCCGAGCAGCGCCCCGTAGACGAGCGGTACCCGGAAGCCGCCTCCGCCGAGGATCGTCAGCCGCACGTCCCTACCGCCCTTCACCAGTGCTGATGCCGCTACGGCCGCCGGTCCGGATGCCGGTGCGGGGTGCCGTACAGCTGACGGCACCCGTAAGCCGTACCACCCTCAGGGCTCCCGCCACCGCCGGTGCCACGATCGATGACACGATCGGTGGCGCGATCGGTGGCGCGGGCCCTTGGGCGGGCACCCGCGCGCACCAGTGTGCCTCCGTCGGTCACTCCACCGGTGACGGCACGGCGCGCAGCCTGGCGCCCTGCGGGCGCGGGACGGCCGCGCCCCCCTGCACGGGGCCCGCCGGCACCCCCTGCGGCCCGGACAGGATCAGGGTGATCCGGGTGAAGCCCATCTCGTCGAGCATGCGGCTGGTCTCGGCCACCATTCGGCAGCGCACCAGGCCCCATCGGGGATCGGGGTGGCGCACGGTGCGCACCGCCCCGTCCTGCTCGGCGGCCTCCGGCCCGCGCTTGCTCAGCCAGTGGGGGACGCCGTAGCGGTAGGCCGCTTCCATGAACGGGTCACGCGCCACCTCCTGGCGGATGCTGCACAGCCCCTCGTCCTCCGGGGCTTCGGCCAGTGCCGCCGCGAACTGTGCGAGCAGCGGTACGCACCAGGCGGGTTCGTGATCCTCCAGCACGGCCGCGGCGTCCGGGTGGAACAGCACGAAGCGCAGGAAGTTGTCGTCCGGCAGTGCGGTCGGGTGCGGCCGTACGGACTGGAAGAGGTGGTCGAAGGCCGAATTGGTGAGGGCGACGTCCCACCGGTGGTCCACGAGGAAGCTCGGGTAGGGCACGGCTTCCATCAACGCCGCGTAGTCGCACAGGTAGTCGCGCTGCGCGGGGTCTTCGGGGAGCCGGTTCTCGTCGGAGGCGCGCCACGTGGGCGGCGGGTCGCGGTCGACCATGACGCGGAAGAGCCAGAAGCACTGGCGCTCGCTCATCTCCAGGGCTTCGGCCAGTGCAAGGAGCTTGCGGTCCGTCCACTCCTTGACCAGGCCGCGTTCCCAGTTACCATACGCGCGCACGCTGATGCGGAGCCGGGCGGCGAGGTCCTCCTGGCTCAGCCCAAGCTCTTCACGACGCTGGCGCAAAATCTCCTTGCGTCGCTCCGACCGCACGGCGCCGCGTGCGGACTCCTCGCCGGCCAGGCGTTCTTCACCGGCTCGGGCGAGGCCATCGGACGGGCCCACCGCTGCGAGATGTGGCACTGAGAGCTCCCCCTCCTCCGGTCTGGATCTTCATTTCCGTGTGGCGATCCTGCTACCGACTTCATTCGAGTGTCAACTATTGTGGCAATTCCAGCCTCTTGACAGCTCATTCCCGCCACAGCTGTGGCACGTTCTAGCCCTTCGGGTCGAGAGCGGCTAGATTCCAGAAGCCGACCATGTGCCGTACCGACTTCGCGCGATCTAGGAGAACCACTGGTGACAGACGGCTTCCCGGCTCCCGTCGCGGTGGCCGACGCACCCCTGGCCGCGACCATCGCCCGCGTGGCCGAACTCGCGGGCAAGATGGGCCGCGACCTCAGCCAGGTCTTCGACCTGCGACGCCTCTCGGAGGCTTCGGGCGTACCCACGGATGTGGTGAAGACCCTGCTCGACGGCAGGCCGGCCGGCGAACCCGACCTCCAGGCCCGCTTCCTCCAGCGTCTCGACCTGCTCCGGCGCACCCGCGTCAAGCCCAACGGCCGCCGCTACACGCAGCAGGAGATCGCCGACGGCGCCGGGATGTCGCGGCAGCAGGCGGGCGCCCTCATCAACGGCGACCGCCGCCCCACCATGGAGCACTGCGACGCGATCCAGCGCTTCTTCGGGGTGCACGCCGGGTTCCTCACGGCCCACGACGCCGACGCCCTCACCGACGCGCTCCAGCGGACCGAACAGCAGCTGCTCCAGGACTACGCGGGGCGCGCGCGGGAAACCGTACCGGCCGGAGCCGCTTCGGCGGGCGATCCGCTGGCAAGACTCCTGCAGAACCACGGCGTACGGGGGATCGCCTGGCGCGCCGCCCAACTGCCCAGCGACAAGCATCGGGACAAGGTGACCGAATGGCTGGACATGCTCCTCGAAAGCGTCAAACCGAACGAATCCTGACCCAGTCGAAAGTCTGGGTCTGATCCTTGAGTCCTGATCCGGATCCGCGCCGACGGGGAGAACGGTGAGCATAGGCAGAGAGCAGCGGCGGTTGTGCGGGGAGCTGGTGGCCGGCATCCGGCTGACCGCCCCCGTGGAGCCCGTGGACCTCTACGCTGCCCTCTGTGAGGGCATGAGCAGACACCGCGGCCGCCGGGTCGACTTCCGGATGGCTTCGTTCCCGCCCCGGACGGCCAGCGGTCTATGGCTCGACATGGCGGACCGCGATCTCGTGGTCATCGAGGAACGCACCGCCCCCGACCACCAACTGGTCATCCTGGGACACGAGCTGTGGCACATGAAGGCCGGCCACTGCAGCCACCATGTCGACGGAGCCGCCGTCGCCGCCCGGCTGTTGTCCGACGAGGCCGACATCGGCGAGACGGTCCGCAGGGTCGCCGCGCGTACGCGCGCCGACGTCCAGGAGGAGACCGAGGCCGAGACCTTCGGTTTACTGCTGGGCAGCCGCTGCAGGA
This window encodes:
- a CDS encoding 6-phospho-beta-glucosidase — protein: MRLTILGGGGFRVPLVYGALLGDHAEGRVSHVTLYDEDPARLAAVARVLEDLAAAAAVPDAPAVTATRDLDEALRGADFVFSAIRVGGLEGRAADERVALAEGVLGQETVGAGGIAYGLRTVPVVREIARRIARSAPEAWVINFTNPAGLVTEAMAEELGERVIGICDSPVGLGRRIARLLGARPQDAWIDYVGLNHLGWVRGLRIGGRDELPRLLADTEALESFEEGRLFGAEWLRSLGAIPNEYLHYYYFNRDTVRAYREARQTRGAFLRDQQRGFYTEAGRAGLPAGAALAAWERTRAEREATYMAENREAAGAGERDESDLESGGYEKVALALMRAIARDERATLILNVRNGSTLSVLDAGAVIEVPCLVDANGAHPLGVEQLPLHAVGLVTAVKAAEREILAAAASGARADAVKAFALHPLVDSVAVARRLLDGYAAAHPGLAHLR
- a CDS encoding helix-turn-helix domain-containing protein — encoded protein: MPHLAAVGPSDGLARAGEERLAGEESARGAVRSERRKEILRQRREELGLSQEDLAARLRISVRAYGNWERGLVKEWTDRKLLALAEALEMSERQCFWLFRVMVDRDPPPTWRASDENRLPEDPAQRDYLCDYAALMEAVPYPSFLVDHRWDVALTNSAFDHLFQSVRPHPTALPDDNFLRFVLFHPDAAAVLEDHEPAWCVPLLAQFAAALAEAPEDEGLCSIRQEVARDPFMEAAYRYGVPHWLSKRGPEAAEQDGAVRTVRHPDPRWGLVRCRMVAETSRMLDEMGFTRITLILSGPQGVPAGPVQGGAAVPRPQGARLRAVPSPVE
- a CDS encoding helix-turn-helix transcriptional regulator; amino-acid sequence: MTDGFPAPVAVADAPLAATIARVAELAGKMGRDLSQVFDLRRLSEASGVPTDVVKTLLDGRPAGEPDLQARFLQRLDLLRRTRVKPNGRRYTQQEIADGAGMSRQQAGALINGDRRPTMEHCDAIQRFFGVHAGFLTAHDADALTDALQRTEQQLLQDYAGRARETVPAGAASAGDPLARLLQNHGVRGIAWRAAQLPSDKHRDKVTEWLDMLLESVKPNES
- a CDS encoding toxin-antitoxin system, toxin component produces the protein MSIGREQRRLCGELVAGIRLTAPVEPVDLYAALCEGMSRHRGRRVDFRMASFPPRTASGLWLDMADRDLVVIEERTAPDHQLVILGHELWHMKAGHCSHHVDGAAVAARLLSDEADIGETVRRVAARTRADVQEETEAETFGLLLGSRCRNWLVGSAGHRTPAKRDDLAGRIEASLGYRGLRNDR